In the Cellulomonas sp. C5510 genome, CCGGCCCCTACGCTGGGCTCGCGCGGCACCGGGGTCGCGCGGGCCGGACGGGAGGCGGGACGTGGCCGGGAACCGGCAGGGTGCCGCGACGATGCACGACGTCGCAGCGGTGGCCGGCGTGTCCATCAAGACCGTCTCGAACGTCATCAACGGCTACCCGTACATCCGGGCGGAGACGCGCGCGCGGGTCGAGGCGGCGATCGAGCAGCTCGGCTACCGCGTGAACCTGACGGCGCGGAGCCTGCGGCGGGGACGCACGGGGATGATCGGGCTGGCGGTGCCGGAGCTGCGGCTGCCGTACTTCGCGGAGCTCGCGGACTCCGTGATCCGGGCGGCCGACGCGCGGGGCGTCGTCGTGCTGATCGAGCAGACCAGCGGCAACCGGGAGCGCGAGCTCGAGGTGCTGCACGGCCCGCGGCGGCACCTGACCGACGGGCTGATCTTCTCCCCGCTGGCGCTGGGGCCGGAGGACCGCGACCGGTTCGCGGTGGACGTCCCGATGGTGCTGCTCGGCGAGCGGATCTTCGGAGGGCCGGCCGACCACGTGACGATGGACAACGTGGAGGCGGCTCGCGCGGCCACCCGGCACCTCCTGGGCCTGGGGCGCCGCCGCATCGCGGTCCTCGGCGCGCACGAGGGCGAGGTCATGGGGTCCGCGGCGCTGCGCCTGCGCGGGTACCGGCAGGCGCTGGCGGAGGCGGGCGTGCCGTACGACCCGGCGCTCGTCGCGGAGGCCGGGATGTGGCACCGGGCGACGGGGGCGGAGGCGATGCGCGGCGTGCTCGAGGCGGGGGTGGCCGTCGACGCCGTGTTCGGCCTGAACGACGCCCTGGCGCTGGGGGCGCTGCACGAGCTCCGCCTGCACGGGTACGCGGTGCCGGGCGACGTGGCCGTCGTGGGCTTCGACGACGTGGACGACGCGGCGTACGCGTCGCCGGGGCTGACGTCCGTGGCGCCGGGGCGCGAGCAGATCGCGCAGACCGCCGTGGAGCTGCTGCTGGCGCGCGTCGCGGGCACCGCGCCCGAGGCCCCGGTCCAGGTCGTGGCGGACTTCGAGCTGGTCGTGCGGGAGTCGACGGCGGGTTCCGCCGCGCTCGTCTGACGCTGCCGGTGCCGGTTGACGGCGCGCGTCCCCGCTCGGCAGGATGTCTAGTACAACGATGCAGAAACGTCAGCGAAGGAGCTGCGCCGCATGCCGACCGTCACCCTCACCCTCGACCCCGCGTTCCGCGTCGGTCCCGTCCGCCGCGGCACGTTCGGCGCCTTCGTGGAGCACCTGGGCCGCTGCGTCTACACCGGCATCCACGACCCGGAGCACCCCACCGCGGACGCCGACGGGTTCCGCCGCGACGTCATCGAGCTCACCCGGGAGCTCGGTGTCTCCACCGTCCGCTACCCCGGCGGCAACTTCGTCTCCGGGTACCGCTGGGAGGACGGTGTCGGCCCGCGCGACCAGCGCCCCCGCCGGCTCGACCTGGCCTGGCACTCCACCGAGCCGAACCTGGTCGGCGTCGACGAGTTCGTGCGCTGGACCGCGGCCTCCGGCACCGAGCCGATGATGGCCGTGAACCTCGGCACCCGCGGCGTCCAGGAGGCCCTCGACCTCCTGGAGTACTGCAACGTCCGCGGGGGCACCGCGCTGTCGGACCAGCGCCGCGCGAACGGCGCGCCCGACCCGTACGGCATCCGCATGTGGTGCCTCGGCAACGAGATGGACGGGCCGTGGCAGATCGGCCACAAGACCGCCCACGAGTACGGTCGGCTCGCCGCCGAGACCGCCCGGGCCATGCGCATGGTCGACCCCGACCTCACCCTCGTGGCCTGCGGGTCCTCCGGCGTCGGGATGCCCACCTTCGGCGAGTGGGAGCAGATCGTGCTGAGCGAGACGTACGAGCACGTCGACCTCATCAGCGCCCACGCCTACTACGCCGAGGAGGACGGCGACCTCGGCTCGTTCCTGGCCTCCGCGATGGACATGGACCACTTCATCGCGTCGGTCGCGGCCGTCGCGGACGGTGTGCGGGCCCACAAGAAGCTGGACAAGCGCATCCACATCTCGTTCGACGAGTGGAACGTCTGGTACCAGAAGCGCGCCGAGTCCGTGCCGCCCTCGGGTGACGACTGGCCGGTCGCACCGGTGCTGCTCGAGGACAAGTACAACGTCGCGGACGCCGTGGTGGTCGGCAACCTGCTGATCTCGCTGCTGCGGCACACCGACCGGGTGCACTCGGCGTCGCTCGCGCAGCTCGTCAACGTCATCGCCCCGATCATGACGGAGCCCGGCGGCCGGGTGTGGCGCCAGACCACGTTCCACCCGTTCGCGCAGGCGTCCCGGTACGCGGCGGGCGACGTGCTCCAGGTGGCCGTCGAGGCCCCGACGTACGAGACCGCGAAGTTCGGGGACGCCCCGCTGGTCGACGCCGTCGCGACGCGGGACCCGGAGACCGGCGCCGTCGCGCTGTTCGCGGTCAACCGCTCGACCACCGAGACGGTCACCCTCGAGGTCGACACCCGCGCGATCCCCGGGCTCCGGGTGGTCGAGGCGACGAGCCTGTCGAACCCGGACCACACGTGGGTGGCGACGGCCGACGACGACACCTCGGTGGCGCCCCGCCCGAACGGCACCGCGGTCGTCGACGGCGGCCGGCTCACCGTCCAGGTGCCGCCGGTGTCGTGGAACGTGGTGCGGCTGGCCTGAGCCGGCACGACGCGGGGCGCGGTCGGTCCACCGGCCCGCGCCCCGCGTCCCCGCGTCCCCGCGTGGGGGAGGGTCGACCGCGCCCCCGCACCCCGCGCCGGTCAGAGCGGACGGTGCAGCACCAGGTCGTGGTGGCGCTGCTCGCCGACCTGGAAGGTCCGCGT is a window encoding:
- a CDS encoding LacI family DNA-binding transcriptional regulator, whose product is MHDVAAVAGVSIKTVSNVINGYPYIRAETRARVEAAIEQLGYRVNLTARSLRRGRTGMIGLAVPELRLPYFAELADSVIRAADARGVVVLIEQTSGNRERELEVLHGPRRHLTDGLIFSPLALGPEDRDRFAVDVPMVLLGERIFGGPADHVTMDNVEAARAATRHLLGLGRRRIAVLGAHEGEVMGSAALRLRGYRQALAEAGVPYDPALVAEAGMWHRATGAEAMRGVLEAGVAVDAVFGLNDALALGALHELRLHGYAVPGDVAVVGFDDVDDAAYASPGLTSVAPGREQIAQTAVELLLARVAGTAPEAPVQVVADFELVVRESTAGSAALV
- a CDS encoding alpha-N-arabinofuranosidase, whose translation is MPTVTLTLDPAFRVGPVRRGTFGAFVEHLGRCVYTGIHDPEHPTADADGFRRDVIELTRELGVSTVRYPGGNFVSGYRWEDGVGPRDQRPRRLDLAWHSTEPNLVGVDEFVRWTAASGTEPMMAVNLGTRGVQEALDLLEYCNVRGGTALSDQRRANGAPDPYGIRMWCLGNEMDGPWQIGHKTAHEYGRLAAETARAMRMVDPDLTLVACGSSGVGMPTFGEWEQIVLSETYEHVDLISAHAYYAEEDGDLGSFLASAMDMDHFIASVAAVADGVRAHKKLDKRIHISFDEWNVWYQKRAESVPPSGDDWPVAPVLLEDKYNVADAVVVGNLLISLLRHTDRVHSASLAQLVNVIAPIMTEPGGRVWRQTTFHPFAQASRYAAGDVLQVAVEAPTYETAKFGDAPLVDAVATRDPETGAVALFAVNRSTTETVTLEVDTRAIPGLRVVEATSLSNPDHTWVATADDDTSVAPRPNGTAVVDGGRLTVQVPPVSWNVVRLA